GGACTACGGCTGAAAAACTGAATCCATTCTCCGTTGTAATCATCGTTACCTATTTTGTAGCGACCACCTCCATTATCGTATATAAACGGCATGCCCACCTCTACCACTTTACTGTAATTTTTATTCCACAGATACAGCTCCATTAACAATGGTTCGGGGGATGGACAAATCATGTTCCACACCAGATCCTGTTCGGACGCATTGACCCCGGGAAAGAGTACATCTCCCCACACGAGTACATTTTTACCATTCACTCCTTCGACACCAGACTCCATCAGGTCAATCAGTTTGGGAATCAGCTGGTCTAATGTCAGTACCGGAATTTCTCCCACCTTGTTAATATCCAGATTTTTATCATCAAAGTAAGCTGCCTTTCCATAGAGTTTTCCGATCATAAGATACGACCAGACCTTGAATCGTATCGCTCCGGATATAATAGAATTATAGTGTGCTTCTTCTATTGCTTTTGGATTTTTCTTACGGTATTCTATAACTTTTGCCAGGTAATTATTTGCATTGATGATAATATCATAGAATCCTTTCGGATTGGCAAATTCATTACCTTGTTTTTCCCTATAGTAATAGAGATCCCACAGATCCTGAGGAGCATTTTTTGTAGGTTCCAGCAGATCGGTACGCAGGTCAGCCAGAAAAACAGCCTGATCAGCAACTTTCTGAACTTTTGCAGCTATTCCCATGTAACCGGAATAGAGTTCATTCGCATTACCCACATAATCTTCGTCTTTCAGGATATCATTGGTATCTACTTCAAAGTATTTTGAACAACCTGTAAAAAATAAGACTGCACAGATTGCTGTTATTTTCAAATAATTTTTCTTCATCTCTTCAACGATTAGAGTTTCAGGTTAACACCTAATTTAAATGTACGTGGTAAAGGAATTTTACCATAATCGGCTCCTAACAGACTGATATCATAGCTATAGGCTGTCACAGGATCGAGCCCCAGATATTTGGTCCAGGTATAGATATTTTCCCCGGAAATATAGATTTCGGTATTGTTAAGTAATTTGAATTTCTGAGCTCCAAAATTATATTTCAGAACTACATTACTCAGGCGCAGATAGGAAGCGTCTTCAATCCAGCGATCTGAAAAACGACTGTTACCCATCGGATCTCCATAAGTTGCTTTGGGAATTGTCGTCATCTGACCTTCTTCCTGCCATCTGTTGAGGATAGCGGTAGACTGATTCTTATAGCTACTCATGTCTTCCAGGCTGCGGCGAACTGCATTATACATCTTATTCCCTTTAGAGAAAGTGACATATCCGCGTAAGGTTAGTTTTTTGAATCTTATATCTACAAATCCGGATCCATAAAATTTAGGTAATGCATTCCCCAAACTCTTACGATCATCCTTATCAATGATTCCATCCTTGTTGATATCTTCAAAGATAGCGTCTCCGGCTTCGAAAGGAAGATTTTTGAAGTCTGTCAGATTAAGACGTGAAGCCTCTGCCGAATTACTGATGACACCATTGAACTGATAACCGTAAAAATCATATGGAGAGCCTCCGACCTGTGTGATCAGGGTCATGCCATACGGGGCTGTAGTGATCTTTTGATCTATGTTATTGAGGCTTTTCACTTCATTTCTTAAGGTACTCAGATTTCCACCTATCGTAAATCCGAAATCTTTTTTCTCAATAAGTGTGAGGTTGGCATCAAACTCGAATCCGGTATTGAGCAGAGTTGCTCCGTTGACATACATATTTTCGATACCAGCAATGGGTGTGACCGGAACGGCCTGTACAACATCTTTGGCTGTAGTATGGTAGTAAGAGGCACTTAAGTTCAATCTTTTTTTCCATAAACTTGCAATCAGACTGACATCCCAGTTTCGGACATCTTCTCTGTTTAAGGATGTATTGGGAATATTCCCGACTACGATACCTGACAGCTGACGATAAATCTGGCTGCTGTAGTAGGCCTGACTGAGTTTGGATGAATATCTGCTGTTAGCTGTTTTGGAATATCCCGCATTCAGTGTCAGCAGATCCAGATTGGCGATATCTTTAAATGCACTTGTATTTGATAACAAAAATGAAAGATCAACTCCGGGATAAAATCCGAAACGGTTCACATCTACTCCTGTAGAGGATGCACCATCAGTTGACAGATACGTCGACGCTTTCACTAAATTCCGCCAGTCATACTGCACAAAACCATAAAAACTCATCCAGTTCCAGGACTCATTATAGCCATCAAAAGCACGTCCTGCAGCATTTACATAATTGAGCGTGCGATAGAAATCAGAGCTGGTATTACGACCGAATCCCGCATCATATTCTCTATCTGTGATCATTCCCTGAAAGCCTACACCTGCCTGAATATTGGATTCATCCAGTTGTTTTGTGTAATCTGCATTTATCTTGTAATAGATATTGGAATTCTTACCCGATCCGGAACGAGCAGAGTTCAGTGCTACGCCATTTTCCAGGGGCAGAATGGTACGGCTGGACAATCCGGGTATAAAGGTAGATTGTCTGTTATAACTGGAGAACAATCCGAATGTACCGTATACATTTATGTTTTGGGTAGCTTTGTATTTAACACCCGCATTGACAAATACATCATAGATATCCGAATTGATGGTTGTTGTATTAAGCAGAGCCAATGGATTTGACACATTGAATTGTCTGACTATATCATAATCCGGCAATATGTTGTTACGGTCATCTTTTCTGTAAGGACTGAGTATCGGTGCCTGATAAAGCGACGCCAGCATAGGGTTAGTCGCCTGAAGCATTCCCTGCTCATGCAGTTTATTCGTCGCATATGTCAATGCTACACTCGCCGACAGGTCAAATTTCTTGCCTAAGGTAAGCGTTGAATTGAGGCGGGTACTGTAGCGTGTAGATTTACTGTTGTCCAATGTTCCATTCTGATCCATCACCCCCAGAGAGAGATCATATTTGGCAATAGCATCCCCCCCTTTGATACGAAGGTGATTATCCGTAACGAATGCGGGAGTATAGATCTCATTTTGCCAGTCTGTATGATTATTGTACAGAAAATTGTAATAGTAGTTCGGGTCATCTCTTAAAAACGGAAAGTAGCTAATCATATCATTCATATCCGCAAACTGAGACATTCCTACATCTCCGATAAAGTTTTTAAAATCACTTCCCTGCAGTACCGGGATACGTTTGTTATTATATCCTATACCATAGTTTCCTTTGAATTCAATAACTGTTTCGAGATCATCTGCAGATGAGGTCTCAATAAGGAGAACGCCATTGGATGCTAATGATCCATATACGGCAGCCTCCGAACCTTTAAGCAATCTGATACTCTTGACATCCTGCGGATTGATGGCATTAAATACACTTCTGGAATACCCTCCGATAATAGTAGATGTTTCATTATCCGGAAAATATGGCATCCCGTTCAGAATAATGAGGGGTGAATTATCTGCAGTTAAAGTTCTTATCCCACGAAAGTTCAGCACGCTTCCCTCTGTAGGCATTCCACTTTTATTAATTACATTCAATCCCGAAAATTCACCGGCTATTACATCTTCAATATTATAGACGCCATCCTTGAAATCCTGATTATATAAAATGGATGTTCCTTTATTGGCAAAAATACCTTCTTTGACTTCATCAAATTTGAAACGTGTATCAGGGACCAATGTCACCACAATAGAATCCCGCTTCAGTGTACTGACCTGCAGTTCGTGAAATCCGGGACTCCATACTGTAATAAGGGCGGAAGTACCGACATCGTCGACCTTCAATGAAAAATCTCCGTTTTTATTGGTTTGTGCAGAGGTGGCACTGTTTTTTATAGAAACAATTGCATTCGCTACTGCAGCATTATTATAGGAGCTCAGTACCTTTCCTTTTATTACCCGCTGTGCAAAAGCCTGCTCTACACTACACAAACCTATAACCGAGCTTACAAGCAAAATTTTATATAATATATTCACCCTTTTTATCATAACTATTCAATAAGCATTCTTTAAAAACATTATAAAACTGCTTTACTCTTTTAATAATTGTTTTGTGTGGGAATCAACGCCCAATGATATAAATCCATTTGTTCAGCCGTTCCTTTACCCAGTCCGGCAAATTCTACTTTTATTCTAAACCGTCTCACCTGAGTACCATCTATAATGACAGGCCCTACCAATCCTCCCCATCCGTTATACTTGGTACTACCTACGGTATTGGTTGAGCGATCATAGTTCCATGGTGTGGAAGGTTCTACGTTGAGTGCACTTTTAATCAGTTTACCATCGATATAGATATTTACAAACGGATGTGTGGTGGAGCGGAATCCCATATACAGATTATATTCTCCGGGAGGAACTTCAACCACTTTATAACCGGTAGATCCGTCGCTGTTGCGTACAGTCATTACTGGTGTAAAGTCTATAGAAAGCGGTGCTCCTGCAATTTTCTCCCCTTTCAGAACCAGTGTACGGTATTTGTATTCCAGTCCCAGTGTCGGGAAACTTGCATTATCGCGGTCTGTCGGGACAACACTGGTCGCATTGCGTACTGTAAACAGGTTTGCTTTTTCATTATCCGGCACATATTCCCAATAATGAAAAAACTGTTTGATCATGTCGATATGTACATTGTTAGGTACTTTCAGTTTCGAGATTTCAAATATTCTGCCGTTACTCATTCTTTTATAAGCCGGATTTACTTGCTGAACACTTGTTTTCCACAGTTTGTTGAAAGCCGAATATATATTTTCTTCACTGCCATAATCATCAACCAGTTTATTATAAAAGATAGCTTCTTTGATCCAGGACATAGCTTTGAGATAATCATCCTCTTCAAATGTTTTCCCAAACTGAGCATAGAGACTTCTCAAATCATTAAAACAATTGTTCAGCACCTGATTGCTTGGCAGAAACATACTGACCTGTACAAATTCTGAACGGATATTTGCTTTTTCAAAAATCGGATTCTTGATCACATAGGCTGAATCATAAACGGTATTTCCGGTAGGATCCACACCTATAGGAATACTGTTGGCCAGATCAAAAATGGTATCATTAAGTCGCAGAATAGTATCCCGGATAATGGAATAATCAGATCCCAGTCCTTCCAGATATTCATAGATACTTACATCCGGTTTCATGAGTTCATTAATCTCATGCACAACTCCGTTTTTACATAGTTGATTACCATTGACAAGAACTGCATCTCCTATCTGATATTTACCTGAAGCATCCTGATTAATAGACAGGTATTTTCCATTCAATGTCTTCAGTCGTAATCCTTTTTTAAGTTTAGAGACATCATAGGTAAGATTGTTCATATGGTAACCCATCACATACTTTTCATCCAGATTTAATTGTGCCAGGCGGTCCATCTGTTCATTATTTACCACCCATACCGTCAGATACTGATCTCTTTGCAGCTCCTGTGCCAACCCGGCTTCTTCTAATTTTGCTACAAATTTGCTATACTCCGGTTTTGATTTCAGGTAGTCCAAAAGATTTAAAGGAGATACGGTAGTCGTTCCTTCTGATGTTCCATAATGGCTGTCCCAGGCTTTTTTACAGCTCGAAAAGCAGAGCACTGCTGCTATAAGAGCAAAAATTAATCTTTTCATAATCGTAATATTTAGTCTATAGGATCAAATCGTATATAATCCAGCGTAATCAGCTTTCCATCTAAAGAAAGTATACGCAGTTTGTGAGATGTTGTCTCTTCAAAAGTGACATTGCCGAGAGACTGTTCCAGCTGTCTGTCTGTACGTGTGTTACTAATAGTATGTTTTTCTCTCATCAACGCCCCATCCAGAATAAATGAACAGATTCCTGTGGACGTTGCCTGAATAGGGCTTGGCCAGAAGAAGGTCACTTTGTACTTACCTTTTACGATTACAGGGCTGTTCATTTCTATCCAGCCTGACTCTCCCAGGGTAACGCGCAAATGATCGTAATTCAGCACTTCACTGTAATAAATACCATCTGCCGGTCGGCTGTTACGGTAAATCAACACATTGCTTCGTGTCTCCGGGCGTGCACTCCAGATAATACTCTTGAGGTCTCCGGTAATAAATGTTTTGTTATACTGTGCACTCAGATTTGGTTTCTTAAACTGGGTTACATTGGCTTCTATATCCGGATAGTCGGACAATTCCCAGATGACGGATACCCTTTCCGGTGTAAACACCGGCATCCAGTTATTCACTTCATGCAATACTCCGTTTTTACACAGCACATTGAACTCTAAAAATTTAATTCCTGTAGTATTAGCCGCATTACTGTTCAACAGTAATTCTCCCTGTCCTTCCGACATCTTGATGAGTTGTTTGTCTGCTAATGTGTTGATATTCATCTTACGCTGTCCTGAAGGGAACTGACCAAGACTGGCATAATCTCTCAACTGACCAAGAAGATGATAAGCGACATATTGATTCAGGGGATTCTTCACATCTGTATAAGGCAGTCCATTACTGGCGGATAACTTAGTAATAAGATCAGCGATACTTCTCACATTGTCCGCAGCAAAAGTCTGATTGGAGACTGCAAATGCGGTATAGCGGTACCGGATTTCTATAGGGTTACCCTGTTCATCTGTGGAAGGTGTATATACTGTTTTCAAACGTTCTTCATAACCGGCCATTTTCACTGCTTCATAGAAGATACTGAATTTGTCCTGTTGAAGACGGTCAATGATCGTTTCTGTCAACGGCGTCAATACATCTTCGATAACATGTATAATTCCGTTGGTTGCTTTTACATCAAATTTTTTAAACCGGGAAAGTCCGTTAAGATATACGGCTTCAAGCCCTCCTCCTCTGAATTCTATACTCAGGTTATCATCCGTTTCATTAAGTTCGTCAATAGCTCCACTCTGAAACTGTCCCAGATCAATAACAGTTCCTGCAATCAGATGATAGCGGACCAGATAAGCAGCATCTTCTTTGGACATATCCTGCACACTTGCATAACCTTTGGCTTTTAAATAGCGGTCAACACCTTCATTAGAGGGTACAAAATGGGTATAATTTGCATTCAGATTAAGTGTATTGTACAGATCCGCCTGATTCAAGACTTCTACCCAACGGGAGAATTGATCTGGATGCTGCTTGAGATATACTGAAATCGGGAATTCATCATAAGCTGTGAAGGTTTTATCTTCAAAGCTATCTTTACAGCTATTGACCAGTAACAGCGGAAACAACAGCAAGAATGCCTGTATGGTCCGGTGTAAGTTATAAATTCGTTTCATAGTTGGTTAGTTTAAGCTATCGTAATAGGGATTCTGCACCAGTAAGCGATTCGATTTCAACTCGTCAATATGAATCGGCAGGTAGTGTGAATTGTTATTTAATAATTTGGACCGTATTATCGGAGATGAGCCTCCTGCTGTACCCAAGAGCACTTGTTCGATAAGGTAATCCTTATACTCATAATTATTTCTCTTGCCGACACGCAGTAGATCATACCATCTCTTTCCTTCACCTATAAATTCGAGTGCTTTTTCATTCAATACGATATTCAGCATCTCCAACTGATTAGAGGCAATAGAGAGGGGTTGAGTGATTCCCGCACGGGCACGTACTGCTGAAACCAGGTCCAGTGCTTCCTGATAATGGCTGGCTCCTTTCATCACATATGCCTCTGCTTTCATCAGATAGATATCGGCCATACGATAGAGTATCCAGTTTTGGTCGTTATTCTGACGTGGAATAGCAGTTCCACCTTCTGAACCCAAATATTTCCACACCTTGAAATCGACACCGGAATAAGATGCAGCAAGGCCACGTATATCATCCGGATTCTGCTGAAATCTGGCCACCATAAGCGGAGAAATAATCCAGTTGTAAGAAGAACCGAACCAACTGATAAGGCCATTGGTTTGATTTTTTGTAAAGTCAAACTGAATTTCAAAAATCCCTTCATTTGAATTGCCCGGACTGAATATGGTAAACCAGTTATTTTTTGTATTTACTTTCCCCTGAATAAGACCTACACGTCCGGAGTTTAATACTTTATCGCAGGCTTCGATGGCCAGATCATACTGCTCTGTCCAAAGGTATACATCGGCTAATGTGGCATAAACAGTCCATTTAGTTACCCGTCCTTTGGTTTCCCATACTGTTGGCCAAAATTCTTTGCTGCTACCAATAGATTGCTGTAAATCGGAAATAATCTGTGTGAAAATCTGAGCAGAAGTAGAAGTCGCAACTTCAAAAGAAGCCTGATCATCCATATAAGGTTCCAGAATCAATGGAGCATCTTTAAAATTACGCACAATGTAGAAATAGGCTAAAGCCCTGAGATAATAAGCTTCTGACAGGTAAGACCGCATAGTTGCTTCATTAAAGGAGGGATCTTTTGCCACGACTTCCGGAGCATAACGGATAACCATATTGGCATAATTGATAATGCTATAGAAGTTTGACCATTTCACAAATGAATTGGAAGGAATAACGTCGAACGATTTGAAACGCTGAAGATCGTTATTAATAAAACCGCCTAATGACAAGCCATTTCCACGGGCTTCTCCCCAGACCAGCATTAACTGTACAGACTGTTGCATTTTTACATACGCTGCTCCGAGTACCGCTTCTACTTCTTCTTTATTGGACCAGTAGGAATCGCTGATCTGTTCGTTTTCCGGTTTTACATCTAACCATTTATTACACGAACTGCTGAACGTTATTATAAAGGCAAAAAGAATAAAAATGATCCTTTTCATATGATTTATACATTAAAAGTTTAATAATATACCCATCGCAAATCTGCGCGGACGTGGTGTACTCGCATTGTCCTGACTCAACATATAGATGTTACTGGACAAGGAGACTTCAGGGTCCTGTCCTGAATATTTGGTCCACGTGAACAAATCCTGTACAGTAGCAAAGACATCAAATCTGCTCAGACCATATCGTTTGACCAACGTTTTGGGCAGCGAATATCGTAGTGAAACGGTTTTAAGACGTACATAAGATGCATCTTCCACAAACCGGTCTGATCCCAGATAATTGTATCCTTCACCATAGAGTGCGCGAGGTATATCCGTGTTATCTCCTTCATGTCTCCAGCGTCTCAGCACAGCGGTACTTTGATTGCCTGTACCTCTCATATTTTCGGTGTCCATACGGGTGCTGTTGACGACTTTCTGACCAAAACGACCATGGAAAAAGGTGGTCAGCAAGAAATTCTTATATCCCACATTGAATCCTGCTCCTGAGGTAAAGAGTGGCATTGCGTTGCCCAGATATACAATATCATACTGATTGATAACTCCGTTTCCGTCTATATCCTGATATTTTGCATCTCCGGCATATACTTTACGAGGTCCGTTCTGTATGACGACTGGTTCTCCATTCAGGTTATACATAATATTACCACTCAAATCACGGGCAAAGGTTTCATCCTGATTTTGATACACTCCGAGATAGCGGTATCCGTAAAATGAGCCAATCGGATTGCCTTCAATGATCTTATGTGCATATTTTCCATTTCCAAATTCATAATTTTCGAACTGCATATTTTCAGGAAGTTCGACCACTTCATTTCTGTTTTTTGAAAAATTGATATTAAAGGAAAGTTGGAAGTCTTCTTTCCGGATAGCGTCATAATTAAACATAATCTCCCACCCTTTGTTGGTCAATTCTCCGGAATTGAAATAACTGATCTGTGAAAATCCTGTCGATGAAGGTAACTCCACATCTTTTTGCAACAGGTCCGTCGTACGGCGGTGATACCATTCCGCTGTGATATTCAATTTGTTTTTGAACAGGGAGAAATCGACCCCGACATCTGTACTAGTGATAGTTTCCCATTTCAGATTTTCCAGTTGTATGGAAGAAGGTGAAATCGCAGTCATATCCATATATCCCGGAGTGATCGGTTTGAATACGCCTAAATATGGCCATGCCCCTGAAGGTGCATTTCCGCTTTGTCCCCAGCTAACTCTGAATTTGGCCGTTTGAAAAATATTCAGATCCTGAATAAATTTTTCATCTCCGGCCTGCCAGGCCACTCCGACCGAAGGGAATCCGGCCCAACGCTGATTCTTACCTAAGCTGGAATTAGATTCCCAACGGTATCCTCCGCTGATGATATATTTTCCTTTATAGGTGTAGTGTCCGTTAGAAATTACCCCAAGATTACGCGTAAGGGTATTGCCCGAACCCATCGATAATACGGATGCTCCTGCGGTCGGATCACTCAGAGAAGAGGATGCATTACCGGAAGTCTCACTTGCATAGCTGAAACGACGGGCTTCATTAGTCTGGAGGAGTCCACTCAGAATGACCTGATGATCTTTTGCAAATGTACGGTTGTAGATAAATTTGTTTTCTGTATTGAGGTACAGATCATCAGAGATCATATCCGAACCTCTGTTAAAGTATGGGTCTGTCCAGATCACACCGGTGACAGACTGCGGCAGAAATTTTTTGTTTTTGGTAGAACGGGTATCAAAACCGACTGTACCGGTATACTGAAGTCCGTTTAATACATCATATGTCAATCTGAAAACCACACGTGCTTGTTCACCCTTAGTATTGTTGACGGATTCGTTGACCATAGCTACAGGATTGTAGCTTTTATCTGTTGTATAGCTCCCCTGAAAATTTTGTCTGGGTGTAAAGTACTGATCCGTTGGCAATCCGTTTTCACCGATAACCCAGGGACTCATATTAGGCATTTTGGTCATTGCCATTCCTCTTGGTGTTGCCAACTTGTTTTCTGTCCAGAAACTATTACGGTCGCTCAGGGAATAAGACATATCTGCATTTACATTCAGCTTGTTGGAGAATTTATAGTTTACACTCACAAGGGAATTGTAACGATTGAATTTTGTTCCTTTTGTAGTACCGATATCATTGAGATAGCCTAAGGATACCCGATAAGTCGCCTTATCTCCTCCTCCGCTGACAGAAAGTGAATTGTCTTCAAAATGGCCAACCTGCGAGACTTCTTTTACCCAATCCGTATTCTGATTATACTCATCAAAATACACCCATGAAGGATCAAATTTGATCTCATTGGTATTGAATAACAGATTGAGATAGGCTGTTGAATTCTGATATCCCAGATCATTGACAGTATTCCAGACCCCATCCTGTATCAGACTGACATACTGTGAACCGTTGAGCATCGGAATAGTAGAAGCCTCTTTCTTAACATCTATTTTACTGGAAAAAGCAAACTGCGTTTTTCCTGATCTTCCTTTTTTAGTTTTAAAGAGAAGTACACCATTTGCTCCTTTAGAACCCCAGATAGCAGTAGCTGCTGCATCTTTGAGCACTTCTATGGATTCGATATCGTTAGGAGAGATATTGACTAAAGCTCCGAAATCCTCATCATTAGCTGTAGAGAAATTGAAATCATCCGATATCTGAGTAGGATAAGGCACTCCGTCTACAACGATCAGAGGCTCAGAGTTGCCATTCAGGGAAGATGTACCGCGGATACGAATGGAACTTTTTGCACCAGGATCCGCACTTGCTATGATATCGACATTCGCTAACCGCCCCTGCAGACCGGATTCTATAGAAGCAAATGGCATCATTTCCAATTCTTTCATATCAAAGCGTTCTGTAGCGGAGACCTGATTACGGTAGCTGATTCCCATTGCATTTTTGTCTGCCGGTTTTTCTTTACTGATGATAACTTCATCGAGCGAGTTTTCATCATCTGATAAGCTCATATTGAGAACTTTCTGCTTACGGTAAGCGACACGCTGGGTTTTATATCCTATACTCGAAAATACAATAGTCAGATTGTCCTGATCCGGTATTTCCAGACGGTAGAAACCGTTGACATCTGATGAGGATCCCTTTAGATTTCGTTTTTCCTGATTCTCGACAAATATGGTTGCTCCTAAAACAGCTTTTCCAAACTGATCTTTTACATTTCCCGTCAATACCAGACTTTTTTGGGCAAATGAATGCAGATAGCAGCTTATCAAACAGAGGAAAAGTAAATATTTAATTTTCATAAAATTTGTTCTTAATCGGTAGGTTTAATTGATATTGTTGAGTCCCGTCTGCTATTATTTAGTAAACACCTTGTTGATCTTGTACACAGCTCCATCACTGAAAATCTTTGGAAATTCACTTGTGACAGTTGCAGTCTCGCCATTATAAGCAGTCAGATTGAGGGCAGTCCCGCTATCCTTAACGCCAAGCATGCGGAAGGTCTGTCCATTACGTTTGGCTGTTATCCAGGATCCTTCAACTTGAAATCCCGGAAACGGATAATCACTGAGCGAATTATCTGGAACAGAAACAAAGTAATATTTCAGGTACTCGGCCAGATCAGCTTTTACCGTTGGTATTTTACCGCTGCTGATCCCTGCAAGTACCGCCGCATTATCAGGCGCAAACAGTAAAAAATTGTTTCCAAACATAAAGGATAACTGGCTTCCGGTTTCCATCAAACCTGCCTGTACCAGCAGCTTGGAAAATTCTGAAAATTCATTTAATGTATTGCCTGCTGCTGTTGCTCCCGATAAGGTAAATTTGATCGTTCCTGTTTCTCTCAATAAAGCTGTTTCAACTTCATAAGCAGATCCGTTAAACCATGACCCCGCGATTTTGGAGGCCTTGATATTGGTATTCATATTATAGGCATTGGAAGAAGAGACTCCTTCATTCTTTACATATATATAGCTGAATGGATTACGTGTACGGAACACTTGTTTACCTCCGATCTGGGTTACATTGTTACTCACGATATGATTAGAAATAAACAACTCCTGAGCTTGTCTGCTCATAGCAACTTTTACACCATCCGTATTTTCCACCTCGACGACTTCATCTCCAAATACCAGCGGGTTTCCTTCATTCCAGAAAATATAACTATCTCCATAAAGGGTATTGAGAATCACTTCATCAGACGGTATAAACAGGGTATAATTCAGATCACGGCTCATCAATGTGCTGATCAGACCCGTATTGACCAGCATCTGAAGGAATATTTTGTATTTGGGATTCTGCAGTACCGGTCCGGTAACACTGTAAAACATATCCGGAACGATAACTTTATTCAATCCGTAATAGACTCCGTTAGAAGCAATTCCTTTAGAAACTACATCCAGATTAGGATCAAATTTGATGACCGAGCCGAATGTACTTTTCAACTGCTTACTACCGGTGATTTCCTGAGGGAAAACAATATTCTCCTGATAGACGTGGTTTGCCATCAATAAGGCTAAAGGCATGAAGTTTACAGATTTAAGATCTGTATAGTAATTGCGCCAATAGCTATTGAAAAAGCTCTGTAAAGCATCATTTTTGGGTGCAAATACATTAAATGCGGTGTAAGCCAGCTCTCCAAGATTGGCATAATCTGCTATTCCTCCCTCACCGTTATAGGACCATTCTGAAGAAATATGCGGCAGCGATCCATGCTTTACAATAAAAAGGGAATCGCCCGCAGCCGCATAATTTTTAGTGGCCTCCACATCATACCACAGCGTTTTGAAACGGTCATAGGTATGCAGGAAATCAGCATAATCTGTTTGTTTTTCAAGGACAGTATGTAGGTTTTCTAAGGGTTCGATGACATCATCAAGAATATAAACATATCCGTTATCTGTAGGTATAGCATATTCCTGTACACGTGCATTAGACATATTGAATCCCCCGTCATTCCATGTACTTCCCGGATAGAAATATTCATAGTTTGATTTAGCATCTATACCTTTTGTACTGAAGTGCATATTGGAAAACACAGGTAAAAAGCGGTCTTTATGAAATATTTTGCGGGTTGCTCCCGTAACCGGATCAGGCAGTGTAGAGATTTCATCTTTACTTCTTGTGCGGTGTTTGTAATACAGTCCTGCACGCAAGGGCTCTACTTTGTCTACTCCCTGCGGCTGATAATTTGTAAATTTCTGCTTATCAAAGGCATAGTAAACAATATGATAGTTAACCACTTTTTTGAGTTCGTTCAAAGGTACCTGATCAATTCCTGTATAACCTTTTTTATTCAGGTAGTTGCGGAATGCTTCATCAGTTGGAGCC
The Sphingobacterium spiritivorum genome window above contains:
- a CDS encoding fasciclin domain-containing protein, yielding MKKVYPFVCSMFLIMFFYGCRKSELVSHYERPDWLKGNAWELLSSRPDQQLFLSAVEKTDMKGVLIGNGISTVLAPTDEAFRNYLNKKGYTGIDQVPLNELKKVVNYHIVYYAFDKQKFTNYQPQGVDKVEPLRAGLYYKHRTRSKDEISTLPDPVTGATRKIFHKDRFLPVFSNMHFSTKGIDAKSNYEYFYPGSTWNDGGFNMSNARVQEYAIPTDNGYVYILDDVIEPLENLHTVLEKQTDYADFLHTYDRFKTLWYDVEATKNYAAAGDSLFIVKHGSLPHISSEWSYNGEGGIADYANLGELAYTAFNVFAPKNDALQSFFNSYWRNYYTDLKSVNFMPLALLMANHVYQENIVFPQEITGSKQLKSTFGSVIKFDPNLDVVSKGIASNGVYYGLNKVIVPDMFYSVTGPVLQNPKYKIFLQMLVNTGLISTLMSRDLNYTLFIPSDEVILNTLYGDSYIFWNEGNPLVFGDEVVEVENTDGVKVAMSRQAQELFISNHIVSNNVTQIGGKQVFRTRNPFSYIYVKNEGVSSSNAYNMNTNIKASKIAGSWFNGSAYEVETALLRETGTIKFTLSGATAAGNTLNEFSEFSKLLVQAGLMETGSQLSFMFGNNFLLFAPDNAAVLAGISSGKIPTVKADLAEYLKYYFVSVPDNSLSDYPFPGFQVEGSWITAKRNGQTFRMLGVKDSGTALNLTAYNGETATVTSEFPKIFSDGAVYKINKVFTK
- a CDS encoding SusC/RagA family TonB-linked outer membrane protein codes for the protein MKIKYLLFLCLISCYLHSFAQKSLVLTGNVKDQFGKAVLGATIFVENQEKRNLKGSSSDVNGFYRLEIPDQDNLTIVFSSIGYKTQRVAYRKQKVLNMSLSDDENSLDEVIISKEKPADKNAMGISYRNQVSATERFDMKELEMMPFASIESGLQGRLANVDIIASADPGAKSSIRIRGTSSLNGNSEPLIVVDGVPYPTQISDDFNFSTANDEDFGALVNISPNDIESIEVLKDAAATAIWGSKGANGVLLFKTKKGRSGKTQFAFSSKIDVKKEASTIPMLNGSQYVSLIQDGVWNTVNDLGYQNSTAYLNLLFNTNEIKFDPSWVYFDEYNQNTDWVKEVSQVGHFEDNSLSVSGGGDKATYRVSLGYLNDIGTTKGTKFNRYNSLVSVNYKFSNKLNVNADMSYSLSDRNSFWTENKLATPRGMAMTKMPNMSPWVIGENGLPTDQYFTPRQNFQGSYTTDKSYNPVAMVNESVNNTKGEQARVVFRLTYDVLNGLQYTGTVGFDTRSTKNKKFLPQSVTGVIWTDPYFNRGSDMISDDLYLNTENKFIYNRTFAKDHQVILSGLLQTNEARRFSYASETSGNASSSLSDPTAGASVLSMGSGNTLTRNLGVISNGHYTYKGKYIISGGYRWESNSSLGKNQRWAGFPSVGVAWQAGDEKFIQDLNIFQTAKFRVSWGQSGNAPSGAWPYLGVFKPITPGYMDMTAISPSSIQLENLKWETITSTDVGVDFSLFKNKLNITAEWYHRRTTDLLQKDVELPSSTGFSQISYFNSGELTNKGWEIMFNYDAIRKEDFQLSFNINFSKNRNEVVELPENMQFENYEFGNGKYAHKIIEGNPIGSFYGYRYLGVYQNQDETFARDLSGNIMYNLNGEPVVIQNGPRKVYAGDAKYQDIDGNGVINQYDIVYLGNAMPLFTSGAGFNVGYKNFLLTTFFHGRFGQKVVNSTRMDTENMRGTGNQSTAVLRRWRHEGDNTDIPRALYGEGYNYLGSDRFVEDASYVRLKTVSLRYSLPKTLVKRYGLSRFDVFATVQDLFTWTKYSGQDPEVSLSSNIYMLSQDNASTPRPRRFAMGILLNF